The DNA window GCCCGGGACTGAGACGATCCTCGAGGTACGTGACCTGGTCAAGCACTTCCCGATCACGCAGGGCATCGTGTTCAAGCGCCACATCGGCGAGGTGAAGGCGGTCGACGGCGTCTCGCTGGAGCTGAAGACCGGCGAAACGCTCGGTGTGGTGGGCGAATCGGGCTGTGGCAAGTCCACGTTGGCGAAGCTCATCATGCGGCTGGAGAAGCCGACGGCGGGTGAGGTTCTCTTTCAGGGCAAGGACATCTTCGGTCTCGAGGGTGCGGAGCTGCGGCGGTTGCGGCGCAACATCCAGCTGGTGATGCAGGATCCGTACACCTCGCTGAACCCGCGGATGACGGTCGGCGACATCGTTGGTGAGCCGTTCGAGATCCACAAGGACGTGGCACCGAAGGCCTCGCGGCGGACGCGGGTGCAAGAGCTGCTTGACGTTGTGGGCTTGAACCCTGAGCACATCAACCGGTACCCGCACCAGTTCTCCGGCGGCCAACGGCAGCGGATCGGCATCGCGCGGGCGTTGGCGCTGCGGCCGAAGG is part of the Tenggerimyces flavus genome and encodes:
- a CDS encoding ABC transporter ATP-binding protein: MAPGTETILEVRDLVKHFPITQGIVFKRHIGEVKAVDGVSLELKTGETLGVVGESGCGKSTLAKLIMRLEKPTAGEVLFQGKDIFGLEGAELRRLRRNIQLVMQDPYTSLNPRMTVGDIVGEPFEIHKDVAPKASRRTRVQELLDVVGLNPEHINRYPHQFSGGQRQRIGIARALALRPKVILCDEPVSALDVSIQAQVINLLESLQDELELSYIFIAHDLSVVRHISDRLAVMYLGKVVEIGTEPEIYERPTHPYTQALLSAVPVPDPTARGSREVIRLEGDVPSPANPPSGCRFRTRCWKAEDICATEEPRLEPRPADPHPSACHFGELRRVVVTHEA